TACCAATTACCAGGGATCATACGATTTTTTAAGTAGAACACCTGTGAAGCTTGACACGCCAAAACAAATGGCTCGTCCTTATAAAATGTCAGAGACATATTCACACTAGTAAGATGATCATCCACACGTATCCCTCGTCTAGAATCACAGATGTCGAACCAGTCACATTTGAATAAGTACACACGGCGCCATCCCATGTAGCGAACTTCCAAGATGTCTATTAGAACACCATAGAAGTCAACACTTTGAGCATCTAGTTCACTAATGACCAGGACACCTGAATTTTGGGTCCTACGATGTGCTTCACGTTGCCTCGTGTGAAATCCTATGCCATTCATGATGCAACCAGAATAAGACACAACCCAAGGGTCAGGACCACATGCAAGTGCATATAGATCATCCGAAACATCACCAGGATTGTTAACACGTAGATTTTGAATCTGTCACAATTGCATTAACCAAAACAATTATTTGTTGTAAAGCTGTAAAACCACAAAAGCAGTAAAATACATACGTGTGACTTGAACCAATTTGGAAAATTTGTCGCGTGCAAACTGTCGACATTTTCAGGGTACTCTTCATTGACATGCATGTAGTGCTCACTGGACAACAGACCATCATTGGtgattaaatatgatatatacaaTCTATTTAAGTAATTCAACAAAGGAAAACAATAATGTCAATGTCTAGTTGAAGGCACTTACTTCAGGTATTGTCCGATCTCTCTGCAATTATTAAGCACATACCattttacttttagaaacagGTCATCGTCTAGTCGATGACGTGATGCAAAACCCATGGGCCTCACCTTCTGTCTAAAAATACTTAGTCCTTCTCCAACACCATCTTCTCCTCCATCAAAGTTCCGTTCTTGAGGATTGAATCTAGATTCGACATCATGGAGGTACATGgaacaaaaattcaaacattctaCGTGAATACAGGCCTCCGCAATTGAACCTTCCGGACGGGCCTTATTCTTAACGTATCTCTTAAATTTTCCAAGATACCGTTCGAAagggtacatccacctatattgaactGGCCCTGCAAGCAGCGCCTCATGTGGCAAATGATAGGCTAGGtggaccattacatcaaagaatgtaGGTGGAAATATCATCTCTAGCTTGCACAAAATGACAGCTATATCAGACTGAAGCCGTTCTAACACATCAACCTTGATAGTTCTTGCACAAAGTTCTTTGAAATATGTGCTCAACTCAGTCAATGCTAATCGTATATCTTGTCGTAAGTATCCACAAATTGCAACAGGTAAtaatctttgcataaaaatatgacaatcatgacttttcatgcCAGAGATTTTGCAATCGACAACACTCACACATCTCGCAATATTAGAAGCGAAGCCATCTGGAAACTTTACATCATTCAACCATTTACAAAAACCTGCCCTCTCAGCTCCATACAAGGTGTAACATGCATGTGGCATACTCACGCGTTGTCCAtcctggatcaagtgtaattctttttttatattgagattggAAAGGTCACGACGTGCATTGACATGATCTTTAGTTTTCCCAGCAATATTCATCAAAGTTCCTAAGATGTTGTCACATATGTTCTTCTCAATGTGCATTACATCAAGGTTATGTCTAAGCTTTAGAGTTGACCAATACGGCAATTGGAAAAAGATACTTCTTTTGGTCCAATTTAACTCATCAGTGGTACGCTTTCTCTTCTTTGTAGATTTGCCAAAATCAATATCTGGAATATTCTGCAGTTGATTAAGTATATCTTCTCCTGACAACTGCTGAGGTGGGCCACGATACTCTGTGCTGCCATTAAaaatactctttttctttctccaaatgTGGCCTAGGGGCAAGAATCGGCGATGACCCATGTAACAATGTTTTCGACTGTATTTCAACCACAAAGAATCTGTTTCTTGCTCACACGATGGACATGCCATCTTCCCCTTAGTGCTCCACCCAGAGAGATTTCCGTAAGCAGGAAAGTCGTTAATTGTCCACATTAAAGCTGCATGCAATCGAAAAGTCTCTTTGGCCTTGGCATCGTATGTATCGACACCATTTTCCCATAGATCTAATAGTTCGTCTATTAGAGGCTGCAAATAAACATCGATATCATTTCCTGGAGATCTTGGTCCTGGAATCAACAATGAGGTGATgaaaaatggatctttcatgcatagccacgggggcaagttgtaaggcacCAAAATCACTGGCCATATGCTGTAAGGTTTTGCCAAATTATTGAAGGGGTTGAAGCCGTCACTGGCTAAACCAAGCCGTACATTTCGAGGATCTTCCGCAAACCAAGTATGTTGTTGATCAAATGCCTTCCAGACctcagagtcagcaggatgcCTTTGAATACCTTCCTCATTGACACGCTGATCCCTATGCCACCTCATATTAGCTGCTGTTTTACGTGACATAAATAATCTCTGCAACCTTGGCTTTAATGGAAAATGTCGTAGAACCTTTTGAGGAATTTGTCGTTGCTTATTGTTACTAAATATCCATCTTGATGACTTACATTTAGGGCACTCTTGTTTATTTGCATTTTCCCTCCAATAAAGTATGCAATCATTTGGACAAGCATGTATTTTTGTGTAAGAAAATCCCAGGCCTCGCTCTAAGTTCCGTGCCTCTTGATATGATTTCGGTAAAAGAGCATTCGGAAAAGCTGACTGTAGTATTTGAAGAAGCATGTCAAATGACTTTATACTCCAGccaccaagtgttttaatgtgTAGCAACTTAactgaaaatgaaagtttagaATACTTGGAACAACCTTCATAAAGAGGACGCTGTGAATCAACCAACAACTGGTCAAAATTCATAGTTGATTCACTTCCGACTGAGGTTGAACCCCCAGCATAGAATGACTCGGGTGAAGGAACATTAGGGAAATTCCCTGCCCGAATGTCTTGTAACATAACATCAATGTCATCAATGTAAGGATCAGCTTGTTCGGGATCATGaaggtcatcatcatcaataaaaggtaAATCTTCCTCCTCGCCGTGAAATATCCATGTCGTATAAGTTGGTTCAATACCTTTGATGAACAGATGTCTCTCTACCTGATTTATAGGtaggaaataattatttgaacAAAGGGTACATGGACACCGAATTTCATCACTTGTAGAATGAGATCGAGCCAAAGTAATGAAATCTTTAACGCCTGTCGCATATTCACTGGATCGAAATCTATCAGTGATTTTCATCCAACTCTTGTCCATCTATGAAAAATACCTAAAGGTTAAAAATTGGTAAATTGGGAAAAATATCCTTTAAAGAATCATTCCATTCCACCCATATATGGTCCTATAAAACCAACAGCCATTTATGTTCCACTTGAAGAGATTTTGAAGAAGAATACTTAGTTTTATAGCGATCTAATATCGTGTGGGTAAGTGTTATTGCTCATCGCTCTTCAGTGTGGtatatcattatttaataatgatCAAAGAGTTTGGTATTGGTAGCAAACAGAAAAACAATATAACTGCATCTAGTATTAATAATACTTTCACTAAGAATTAACAATAGCCTATGAACAGAATTGGGAATTAGTCCTGAGAAAAAACAATAGCCCACAAACAGaattgactttttattttttatttagtaaaaacagagcatatatgatGTCAATGCAGTAAGAAAAAGAACCTGCTAAACACACAGATAAAAAAGAGTGGTGAAGATTCGCATAAAAAACTAATTCCCAACATCTGTGTTTAGGGAAATGTTTTCAGTTTCTAGTATAGAATCCCCTGTTCAATTGTTGGAATGATATGTAATGTTAGAAGGCGCATGTGTTTTCAGCATTTGAATGCTTAAAACCTGTACAATGGGAAAAACATCTATCAAGTTTACCTACTTGTACAATGGCAATGGCAGGTGGTAAAGTAGTGGTAGGAAATAAGGAAATGCAAGGTTTTCAATAGGAAACTGTCTAAACTATTGGATCTATGGGTTGTGGACTCTTTCATATCTGCAAAGCAGCAGAAGCATGTTGAATCAACTTTCTTAGTGATCTAATATGATATTGCCACAAAAATAAGTACAAATCCCGATAGTCTATCATGTATCTGTTCCATAATTGTGGAAGGAAAACTATGGGTGTTATATGACATCAAACCCATCCCTTTCACTTGTTGGGTGTTATATGACAGTtttaggtgttttttttttcaactttttttatatttagtttttttaacacttttaaatattttttataaagaaaatttacaacactattaaaaaaatactttcttactCACGAAGTAAAACCCACAGTCCTGCCAACCCTTCTTCTTCTGCCAAAAGCCCACTCATTGCACCAATTCAAGCACATAATAACAATTCATTCAAAAAACTAGGAACTCCAAACCAGCCCAAATAATATGTGGTTCCATTTTGGTTAACATAACCATACACAAACCAGCCCACAATACATGTCATTTTAGAACTTAAAGCCACATAACAATAGCCATACACAAAACTTTCCGGTACTTGTAACCaccaaatcaataaaaa
This Carya illinoinensis cultivar Pawnee chromosome 11, C.illinoinensisPawnee_v1, whole genome shotgun sequence DNA region includes the following protein-coding sequences:
- the LOC122281329 gene encoding uncharacterized protein LOC122281329, with the protein product MDKSWMKITDRFRSSEYATGVKDFITLARSHSTSDEIRCPCTLCSNNYFLPINQVERHLFIKGIEPTYTTWIFHGEEEDLPFIDDDDLHDPEQADPYIDDIDVMLQDIRAGNFPNVPSPESFYAGGSTSVGSESTMNFDQLLVDSQRPLYEGCSKYSKLSFSVKLLHIKTLGGWSIKSFDMLLQILQSAFPNALLPKSYQEARNLERGLGFSYTKIHACPNDCILYWRENANKQECPKCKSSRWIFSNNKQRQIPQKVLRHFPLKPRLQRLFMSRKTAANMRWHRDQRVNEEGIQRHPADSEVWKAFDQQHTWFAEDPRNVRLGLASDGFNPFNNLAKPYSIWPVILVPYNLPPWLCMKDPFFITSLLIPGPRSPGNDIDVYLQPLIDELLDLWENGVDTYDAKAKETFRLHAALMWTINDFPAYGNLSGWSTKGKMACPSCEQETDSLWLKYSRKHCYMGHRRFLPLGHIWRKKKSIFNGSTEYRGPPQQLSGEDILNQLQNIPDIDFGKSTKKRKRTTDELNWTKRSIFFQLPYWSTLKLRHNLDVMHIEKNICDNILGTLMNIAGKTKDHVNARRDLSNLNIKKELHLIQDGQRVSMPHACYTLYGAERAGFCKWLNDVKFPDGFASNIARCVSVVDCKISGMKSHDCHIFMQRLLPVAICGYLRQDIRLALTELSTYFKELCARTIKVDVLERLQSDIAVILCKLEMIFPPTFFDVMVHLAYHLPHEALLAGPVQYRWMYPFERYLGKFKRYVKNKARPEGSIAEACIHVECLNFCSMYLHDVESRFNPQERNFDGGEDGVGEGLSIFRQKVRPMGFASRHRLDDDLFLKVKCEHYMHVNEEYPENVDSLHATNFPNWFKSHIQNLRVNNPGDVSDDLYALACGPDPWVVSYSGCIMNGIGFHTRQREAHRRTQNSGVLVISELDAQSVDFYGVLIDILETRDTCG